From a region of the bacterium genome:
- a CDS encoding glycosyltransferase family A protein, translating to MRPRISVIIPVYNGEAFLAEAIESVLAQPYPNLEILVIDDGSTDRSFELAKSFSGLRCLQQSNSGVAVARNAGIAAAGGSIYAFLDADDAWPGDHLEALLPFLEDYDMAFGQLQRTGPALRRADGSLDSLGQPFGGFAFGSALVRSEAFHRVGWFNPSYRRGEDIEWCTRAKEKGLRIHLSDRVVLYYRQHPNNLSHDSRQREQLTLRIIKESLNRRNRGEAPASLRPVELAPSIQKRLS from the coding sequence GCCTCGGATCAGCGTCATCATCCCGGTCTACAACGGCGAGGCTTTTCTGGCCGAGGCGATCGAAAGCGTGCTGGCCCAACCCTATCCCAACCTCGAGATCCTGGTCATCGACGACGGCTCCACCGATCGGAGCTTCGAGCTGGCGAAATCCTTTTCCGGCCTTCGCTGCTTGCAGCAGTCGAACTCCGGGGTTGCGGTTGCCCGCAATGCCGGGATCGCGGCGGCCGGCGGCTCGATCTATGCCTTCCTCGATGCCGACGATGCCTGGCCGGGCGATCATCTCGAGGCCTTGCTGCCTTTCCTTGAGGACTACGACATGGCTTTCGGCCAGCTCCAAAGAACCGGCCCGGCCCTCCGGCGAGCCGACGGCTCCTTGGATTCGCTCGGCCAGCCCTTCGGCGGCTTCGCTTTCGGAAGCGCCTTGGTCCGATCCGAGGCCTTCCATCGGGTCGGCTGGTTCAATCCAAGCTATCGGCGGGGCGAGGACATCGAATGGTGCACCCGGGCCAAGGAAAAAGGCTTGCGGATTCACCTCAGCGATCGAGTGGTGCTGTACTACCGACAGCATCCGAACAACCTCTCCCACGATTCACGGCAGCGGGAGCAGCTCACCCTCCGAATCATCAAGGAGTCCCTGAATCGCCGAAACCGCGGCGAGGCTCCGGCCTCGCTGAGGCCGGTCGAGCTGGCTCCTTCGATCCAAAAGAGGCTCTCATGA
- a CDS encoding glycosyltransferase, whose protein sequence is MSAGPIAVVLSQLNGEAYLAQALESLAAQTLAPQEILLIDGGSTDRSLEIAAGFPSVRVIRQAGRGIPDANNQGIREARCPLIAFLEHDDLWHPRKLELQARRFEFDPGLEYCVTRFEFFREPGAEIPACFKPELFERNHVGRIMSTLMAKKSFFDRVGAFDSSYVSAGDVDWFARAQDEGGRLAVLEEVLVRKRIHRTNFSNLALVNNAEMLRALSRSVARRRAQSSK, encoded by the coding sequence ATGAGCGCTGGGCCGATCGCCGTCGTCCTCTCCCAGCTCAATGGCGAGGCGTATCTGGCCCAGGCCTTGGAAAGCTTGGCCGCCCAAACTTTGGCCCCCCAGGAAATCCTCTTGATCGACGGCGGCTCGACCGACCGCAGCCTCGAGATCGCGGCTGGCTTCCCTTCGGTCCGGGTGATTCGCCAAGCCGGCAGAGGCATCCCCGACGCCAACAATCAGGGAATTCGGGAGGCTCGCTGTCCGCTCATCGCTTTTCTGGAACATGACGATCTCTGGCACCCGCGCAAGCTGGAGCTGCAGGCCCGGCGCTTCGAATTCGATCCCGGCCTGGAGTATTGCGTCACCCGTTTCGAATTCTTCCGCGAGCCCGGCGCCGAAATTCCAGCCTGCTTCAAGCCCGAGCTCTTCGAAAGAAACCACGTCGGCCGAATCATGAGCACCTTGATGGCCAAAAAGAGCTTCTTCGATCGGGTCGGGGCTTTCGACTCGTCTTATGTGTCGGCCGGCGACGTCGATTGGTTCGCCCGGGCCCAAGATGAGGGTGGAAGGCTGGCGGTGCTCGAAGAGGTCTTGGTCCGGAAGCGGATCCACCGGACTAATTTTTCGAACTTGGCCTTGGTGAACAATGCCGAGATGCTCCGGGCCTTAAGCCGGTCGGTGGCCCGGCGCCGGGCTCAATCCTCAAAATAA
- the rfbC gene encoding dTDP-4-dehydrorhamnose 3,5-epimerase: MKFNPTELSEVILIEPEVWPDDRGHFAELYHREKYRAAGIEAVFLQDNFSFSCRGALRGLHYQLNKPQAKLVTALAGEIWDVAVDLRRSSPTFKRWVAARLSGENKRQLYIPAGFGHGFCVLSETASVLYKCSELYSPADDRSLRWSDPELAIAWPVQEPMLSKKDLAAPLLAEAELF; encoded by the coding sequence ATTAAGTTCAACCCGACCGAGCTGTCCGAGGTGATCCTGATCGAGCCCGAAGTGTGGCCCGACGATCGCGGCCATTTCGCCGAGCTTTACCATCGCGAAAAATACCGGGCTGCCGGGATCGAGGCCGTGTTTCTCCAAGACAACTTCTCCTTCTCCTGCCGAGGCGCCCTTCGGGGTTTGCATTACCAGCTGAACAAGCCGCAGGCCAAGCTGGTGACCGCGCTGGCGGGCGAAATTTGGGACGTCGCGGTGGATCTCCGCCGGAGCTCGCCGACCTTCAAGCGATGGGTGGCCGCCAGGCTGAGCGGCGAGAACAAACGCCAGCTTTATATCCCGGCCGGCTTCGGCCACGGTTTTTGCGTTCTCTCCGAGACGGCTTCGGTGCTTTACAAATGCTCGGAGCTCTACAGTCCGGCCGATGACCGCTCCTTGCGATGGTCCGACCCGGAGCTGGCAATCGCTTGGCCGGTCCAGGAGCCGATGCTGTCGAAGAAGGACCTGGCCGCGCCGCTCTTGGCCGAGGCTGAATTATTTTGA
- the rfbA gene encoding glucose-1-phosphate thymidylyltransferase RfbA produces MKGIILAGGSATRLYPITRSVSKQLLPVYDKPMIYYPLSALMLAGIRDILIISTPQDLPAFRRLFEDGSQLGLKFSYAEQPRPGGIAEAFIIGRDFLAGEPVCLVLGDNIFHGHGLPEILQRASALGEGGMIFGYPVNDPERYGVVEFDEKGKVLSIEEKPAQPKSRYAVPGIYFYDGQVSEIAGKLKPSGRGELEITDVNLEYLQRGRLKVQLLGRGCAWLDTGTIDSLQQAATFIQILQERQGLRVSCIEEIAYRQGFIDAAGLRSLAQGLSKNGYGRYLLEILEEDGIRNGD; encoded by the coding sequence ATGAAGGGCATTATCTTGGCCGGCGGCTCAGCGACCCGGCTCTATCCCATCACCCGATCGGTCAGCAAGCAGCTGCTGCCGGTCTACGACAAGCCGATGATCTACTATCCGCTCTCGGCCTTGATGCTGGCCGGCATCCGGGACATCCTGATCATTTCAACCCCGCAGGATCTGCCCGCTTTCCGCCGGCTCTTTGAGGACGGAAGCCAGCTCGGCCTGAAATTCAGCTACGCCGAGCAGCCCCGGCCGGGCGGCATTGCCGAAGCTTTCATCATCGGCCGCGACTTCCTGGCCGGTGAGCCGGTTTGCCTGGTTTTGGGCGACAATATCTTCCATGGCCATGGCCTGCCCGAGATTTTGCAGCGGGCCAGCGCTTTGGGCGAGGGCGGCATGATCTTCGGTTATCCGGTCAACGATCCGGAACGTTACGGCGTCGTCGAGTTCGACGAGAAAGGGAAGGTGCTGAGCATCGAGGAGAAGCCGGCCCAGCCCAAGTCACGCTATGCGGTCCCGGGGATCTATTTTTACGACGGCCAAGTCTCCGAGATCGCCGGCAAGCTCAAGCCTTCCGGTCGCGGCGAGCTCGAGATCACCGACGTCAACTTGGAGTATTTGCAGCGGGGCCGGCTCAAGGTCCAGCTGCTGGGCCGGGGCTGCGCCTGGCTCGACACCGGAACCATCGATTCGCTCCAGCAGGCCGCCACCTTCATTCAAATTCTGCAAGAGCGCCAGGGCTTGCGGGTGAGCTGCATCGAGGAGATCGCCTATCGGCAGGGTTTCATCGATGCCGCCGGCTTGCGGAGCCTGGCTCAAGGCCTTTCGAAGAACGGCTACGGCCGCTATTTGCTGGAGATCTTGGAAGAGGACGGGATCCGAAATGGCGATTAA